In a genomic window of Niallia taxi:
- a CDS encoding aspartate/glutamate racemase family protein, which yields MKKYKVGLIHATLNSVNPILEAFAKNFPEIETLNFMDEGLLKALNKEGEITPALVERFASLLGRAVETEVDGILLSCSAYSPTITEMRKRFPQLPIENVDDAMIEQAVKLGSKIGVVATVATAGPTTEKAVLEKAEALGKEVEVLVEVNTAAFTALSKKDYETHDSYIVSSVNKLLNNQVDVIILAQLSMARATTALKDVEIPILTSPEISSNKIVSELESFYR from the coding sequence ATGAAAAAATATAAGGTCGGTTTGATCCATGCTACACTGAACTCAGTTAACCCAATACTGGAAGCTTTCGCAAAGAATTTCCCTGAAATTGAAACGCTTAATTTCATGGATGAGGGACTGCTCAAAGCATTAAACAAAGAAGGGGAAATTACCCCTGCATTAGTAGAACGCTTTGCGAGTTTGCTAGGGAGAGCGGTGGAGACAGAGGTGGATGGAATCCTTCTATCCTGCTCTGCCTACAGTCCAACAATTACAGAAATGCGCAAAAGATTTCCCCAGCTTCCAATTGAAAATGTAGATGACGCGATGATTGAACAAGCAGTAAAGCTCGGAAGCAAAATAGGTGTGGTTGCCACAGTAGCAACTGCAGGACCAACCACAGAAAAAGCCGTACTAGAAAAGGCAGAAGCTTTAGGAAAAGAAGTAGAGGTGCTTGTTGAAGTTAATACAGCCGCTTTTACTGCTCTAAGTAAAAAAGACTATGAAACACATGACAGTTATATTGTAAGCAGTGTCAATAAACTGCTCAACAATCAAGTCGATGTTATTATATTGGCCCAGCTTTCGATGGCAAGAGCAACGACTGCTTTGAAGGATGTTGAAATTCCAATATTGACTAGTCCAGAAATAAGCTCTAATAAGATTGTCAGTGAGCTAGAATCATTTTATCGTTAA
- a CDS encoding LysR family transcriptional regulator yields the protein MDKRDWQILQKLYKEKNITKVAESLFMSQPALTKRIQQIEAEYKVTIVHRSKKGIQFTPQGEYLVNYADEMIKRDIEVQDHLANMDDEISGTLRLGVSSFITRKIPPVLKEFKSRHPKVNFSLTSKWSSQIFNQVYNHEIHIGFVRGDYKWIGGKRLLLEENLSLVAHSKVDLEDLPSLPRIDYICDVKLQDMIDTWWSENFSVPPKVGIKVDKTDTCREMVAHDLGYAIMPSLVIKNTGNLYQLPLNDKDNNPITRHTWMFYNQDDYNLKLVKTFIEFMDEINFQDMISKQA from the coding sequence ATGGACAAACGAGATTGGCAGATATTGCAAAAGTTATACAAGGAAAAAAATATAACAAAAGTTGCAGAAAGTCTGTTCATGTCACAGCCAGCACTTACAAAAAGAATTCAGCAAATTGAAGCAGAATATAAGGTAACAATCGTTCATCGCAGTAAAAAGGGGATTCAGTTCACACCTCAAGGAGAATACCTCGTAAACTATGCAGATGAAATGATAAAAAGAGATATAGAAGTACAGGATCATTTAGCTAATATGGATGACGAGATTTCCGGTACATTACGGTTAGGTGTTTCAAGCTTCATAACAAGAAAAATCCCGCCTGTTCTTAAAGAGTTTAAATCAAGACATCCAAAGGTCAATTTCAGCTTAACAAGCAAATGGAGCAGCCAAATTTTTAATCAAGTGTATAATCACGAAATCCATATTGGCTTTGTACGAGGTGATTATAAGTGGATTGGCGGTAAAAGATTATTATTAGAAGAGAACTTATCGCTAGTAGCTCATAGTAAGGTTGATTTGGAAGACCTGCCATCATTACCGCGTATTGATTATATATGCGATGTTAAGCTTCAAGATATGATTGATACATGGTGGTCAGAGAACTTTTCTGTACCCCCGAAGGTAGGTATTAAAGTAGATAAGACAGACACTTGCCGTGAAATGGTAGCACATGATTTAGGATATGCAATAATGCCTAGTCTAGTTATTAAAAACACAGGTAATTTATATCAGCTACCATTAAATGACAAGGATAATAACCCAATCACCAGACATACTTGGATGTTCTATAACCAAGATGACTATAATTTAAAATTAGTAAAAACATTTATTGAGTTTATGGACGAAATAAACTTTCAAGATATGATATCGAAGCAAGCTTAA